The segment tattatcattataattatACCAATAgtaaattactattattattaataaaattttAGATATATCAATGTATTGTTTGGTATgtaaagtaataattaaaaaataagcaaaacGTGATGGTTTATATTTTAGAGATTTATGCATACAGCATACTGGGTACATTTTTATTGATGGATTTGATAACAAATTTCTCATTTagtgaaaataaagtttttttttttaatttctgtaataTTCAAAATTCATCATCTGGGTTTGGGATTTTTGATCAATGTAACAACTGTAGTTTAAATATTGTGTATAGAAGGATGTGTATTTATCACTGAAAAATTCAGTTTGGGGCAGCCAAATACCacaatgatttttcttttgaacacacactgacattctCCAAATCTAAGCAGTTTTTACCcacaatattttcatttatgtaGCTCTGCGTCTactaaagcaaacacacaaactgaagaaCAATGCCTTTTTTAGCCTTTTAATTTGGAAAAACGTAGTGATTTCACAGTACCAACACTGTTATTGGCAATCGTGTTTAAAATAAGGTATGGTGATAAAAACCAGATGATTACAATCATATTAAGTCAgtataatatacaatattatatgttttaaaaagctTACAGGTTCAATTTTGTAGATGTTTCAAAGTAGACACAATGTCTTCCTTTCTGTCATTATGGTAGAAAAATGGAGTACCAATACAGGGAAATGGAAGAAGTTATGCTTCATTTGTGGCTGTTTGCTTAACAGTCCCCAGACTAATAACCCTCTGGATATGGCTATATAACATCATCAAAACTGTCATCAGGTAATGAGCCATTACTCCTTCCCCATCACATTATCAGATGATTTATGTGTACAATATTGCTGCATGAATCATCCACAGGCCATTAAAAGCACTGACCTCTACTTCAAGGAAAGTACTGAAGAACACTTTTTAATCCAATTCAAAtactttgtaacatatgtatGTAAAAAATCCCACTTCATAGAAAATAccaatacattttataatttggcaattacatttttaaaaaagcacaaatagtGTTAGTAACATTATTGCATACATATAAAGTAGAGGAAACCACATCTCCCCTCTGTCAGTAAACATAGTGTTAGTTCTACAGATACAATTTTGGTGCGGCATTTCttcttaaatacattttagaaacTACACAAGATTTTCTAGGCAGACAAGTGTGAACACAAACTAACTATAATGTTAGTATTTTGAAAACATAAGTAAGACATTTGGTTGTAGCAGCTATGACATACACCACAATACAGAAATCCCTTTGGCAGCTTCAGTGAGGATATTTTACCCACAACTAGCTAACCTGAGATGTGTAAACACAAGAATTACTTCAATGCGCTTATTACAcccaacagaaataaaaaggacaagCTGCCATGTAACAGTCTCCCATTACCATGACAAcactacatgtacatgtaacaGTGACAACACAATAATGCTAAATGTGAAGCATAGCTACAAAgatcctgtgttttgttttacaggCATGGAGCTCAGTTGGGTTTGCGAATGGTGTTCACGGCTGTGTGGGCCCAACCTCCAAACCGGTCGGAGAGATTTGTGGCTCGACGTGTGAGGTTTGAACGACTGAGTTTACCGTTGGGGTCCAACTTTCTCATCATCGCTCCCCCGGAACGTCCCTGTTTACTGGTtctgcagagacagaacaaCAATTACTTCAGAAAGCATAAAGAGATATCGTGCTGTCgtttttaatactgtataaataccaattaaaaaaaagtaataattatcAACATACTTTAATATACTACTCTAGTTATGTATGAAGATGTATGTATGAAGTTGACTTTTTGTGTATGAAACATTATAAAAGAACAATTAATACTTAATTGATGCCCTTGGGGGATGtgcatctaaaaaaaacatttccaataTGTCTGAATTATTATCAGTatgaaattcattttaaatttaattatcaTAAAAAGTTGGGAAGACACTGTGATAAGTTGCAGAAGGTATTTAAGACGTTTTGAGgcaacagagaaagaaaagtctaatagaggaagacagagggTGTGAGTCTGCTACACAAGAAGGGTGTCCTTCATTTGGACGATGTGAGTTATCCATCAGTCATAAAAGAGCAGTTTTTCAATGCAAAAGGAGACAGTAACAATTTCATACCATACACACTGCATTCCATGCGTCAAAATGCTGACAACGGGTTAAGATCTGTCATGCACTTTCATGTTGGAACATTAGTTACACTCAGGGTGTATGTTTCCATCATTCATATGGTTTTAAAAGCATATTTTTGATATTTGAATTTACCTTCTTCCCTACTCCATAATTTGAGAATAGCTGAATTTCCTGTTGtagaaggaaaacaaatgttgtttacaTTGCCAAAAAGATACAGTGAGGTAAGGAGTTGATTGCATGTTATGCACATAGGAAACAGATTAGGTCACGTACACGTGTCTTTCCTCTTATCTGATCTTTATGGATCAGACGatgctttaacattttgaatgtcAACATAGGAAGTGATGCAAATAGCAAGCacatttttgccatttttcaCTTGCTCCAATTCCCACACCCTCTTCCTTTCCCTGCTGTCTCTCCGCTTCACataacagaaacacaagctCAGTTTCAAATCGAGGCGGGAAGAATGGGTGTGGGGGAGGGGAAGGAATCTGTGACCGAGAAGCTGTGTTGCACACTGGGATTCTTTGGGTGGGAGGGTGAGGGGGCAGAGGGTGTGACTGATGTCCTCTGTGCAGAATTTGTATGAATAAAAGGAAATGGATTTATAGCTTCCTCATTTACACGCACAACATTCGtaataagacacacacacagctgaactgAATAAAATTACTTTAACAGCACTTTTGAACAGTATTGTTATTTGAAGTATTAGTAACACTCCTGTAACCATATACTATTCAGAACGacaaaaataactaataataaaaacacaaagatgcaACAACTATCTAAATGTAGCATTAACAGATAAATTGCAACTGGCCAAACACTTAGTGATAAAACTAGGAGAATATTTCATGTGGCTTCACCTGTCATCTCTGCCGATAATGTCATCAAAGGCCTTGGACAGACGTTTGAGCCTCCTGAGTCCAGTTGAAACCGACTCCAAATCTCTGTCAAACTTTCTGTTacaacaaaagataaacactaagataaacagataaaattacagtaaaacaaacaaactcactcaTTTGGACCAAAACACACATCGGTCATATATTGATGTAACTTTACAACTGgttttgaatgttgaatgatAAAACTCACAGTCTCTGATTTTGTGTGTTCGGTGAGGCAAAGGGACTTTGTAATGCAGCCATGCGGACCAGTTGTCTCCGGCCTCCTCCTGTTTTGACACCCCGTACACCATTCTCAGGAGTCTTTCTTCCTCTAGATCCTGGAGTGCGCCCAGGTGTGGCTGCTACTCTGGGAGTGCGCCTCGGTGTTCGACCGGGAGTACGTCTTGGGGTACGAGATGTTGATGTACCAGGTTCTTCTTCATCATAGGTCCGGCCTGGGGTGGCTACCAAGCACTCCTCACGTGCAAcctctctgcttttctgcaACCTCTGGATGAAAGTGAAAAGGACACAAAGGAAAGGAGTGATTTTTTGGGAGGGGGGCAACTGACTAATGCCCTGATAGGTCATTGttgatgaagagagagagtgacttGGTTAGACTGGCACCTCCAGTGCCACAGGTCAAAAGAAAGCCCTACAAATGTATCTACCTGACACACTCCACTGATGGAGTTCTGGGCACTGCGAGTAAGTTTGCGGATGGTGCTGGTTTTTGGTTGCTCCTTCAGTGTTTCACAAGTTGGATTCTCAGGGAGGGAGTTGGCCTGGACAGAACGCAGCGGGAGCCGCTTGCGCATAGACATACGCAATGAGTTGAGTGAAGACGAGGAGCGAAGCTTGCGGAAACGATCAGGAGCTTCTGGAGAGCTCTCTGCTCCATCAGACTCATCCAGGACTGTATGTGCCCGCCAGACACCCACCACGGCTCTACCAAGTCCATCCATTATTGATTAGCTTACCTGCAACTGGGGAGCAGATCAAAAGGAAATGATAGATCATTTATCAAGGACAATTACCTTATCTGGTTTCAGCTTTTCAAATGTGAGTTTTTTTCCCGCTTTCTATGTTTTTGGCTTGTGGTTAAACAAAACTtgaaagaaattttaaaatatcagcCTGTGCTCTGGGAAATTACGATGGGCACTTTCCTACCATCTTAGAAttcaaaattttaatttataagACTTTCTTGGGGTACGCCATTAAAGACCACAACCTCTAGACtaagtgataaaaataaaacaatagatAAATTAACAATTGCAATACTAGTTATTTACAGCcctaataagataaaataaaaactgtacttctaatgacataataaaacaaaagcatgcaCTCACACATTAGTTCAGTACACAcaacatgataaaataattcTTCACATTAGCAATCAGTACattcaagttgatcttgttAGTGAAAGTTCCCTCGCTATTGTTTGATCATGACTTCTTGCCTTGCTGCCCTGCCCTTTCTGATTTAACCGAGGTTAGGCTCCAATCACAGCACTGCCAGAAcagtgattttagtttttaaagttttacatttcatacGTGTTATTAGTATTATCACCCCAAAAAAAAACCAACCTTTGTGCAGTGACAAAGAGAGCACAGTTAGCTTATCTGCAGACACGTTAACAGCGTTAGCTACTTAAGGTTAACACTACATCAACACAAGCCTACATTAAATACTTGAGAAAAAGACAATCTCACAGCCTCCTGTGACGCTGGTTTACCTGGATCTTGTGTAAATcgtctgtgttgtttgtttcagctgCCTTTAGCTGTGATTTCTTCCTTTGACTTTGTTTGAATTTGGCGGTGGACCGTAGACTGCGCAGACACTGACGTAGGCACGCCCCTTACGCAGCCCCACCCCCCATAACGCAACACGTTACGTTACGTTACGTTACGTCCCTGCGTGTCTGTCCAACaaacagcatgtttttattCCATCAGAGGGCGTAAGTGTGACACTGATTTAGCACCGATATTGAACAAGACTAAGATTAATTCACATCAAGAGAGGAGATTTTacttgaaaaagaaataaattgcCATGAGATAAAAGCAGTTGAAGTTTTGTAACCATGAACATAAAAGGTCACAAAGAATCCTAACATAGTCTGCATTAGGTCACAACTGACACACTACCAAAGCATCTCCAAACGCATGTTTTTTATGCtatgatattttaaatgaatttagttttaaaaaaggcacctgtatttgaaatatatattaCTTTTTTGTTCAGCACACAATAATAGATAAATGGATGTTTTtcatcattcagtcattttcaaAATGGTAAAATTTCTAGTCCATTGTTTTAACTTTGATctgatgtttttactttaatcttgcaattttagtcattttataaCTGTGATGTGTTCCACTTTGTATGTTCGTGACTACTAAAAATGAGATTTCTCTCTGTTACAGAGTCATTGCATACATCACAATACACATGAAATAcagcagaaaaaatattttctttcttacaaCCTTTCTCAAATATCTCTCCAACATACACCTTCAATTTTATCTAGTGCAGCTGAATACAACCTAATGTGGACAATCAGTCCAGTAAAACCCAAGAGTTACTAACTATAATCTAA is part of the Anabas testudineus chromosome 14, fAnaTes1.2, whole genome shotgun sequence genome and harbors:
- the LOC113169078 gene encoding uncharacterized protein LOC113169078 isoform X1 yields the protein MDGLGRAVVGVWRAHTVLDESDGAESSPEAPDRFRKLRSSSSLNSLRMSMRKRLPLRSVQANSLPENPTCETLKEQPKTSTIRKLTRSAQNSISGVCQRLQKSREVAREECLVATPGRTYDEEEPGTSTSRTPRRTPGRTPRRTPRVAATPGRTPGSRGRKTPENGVRGVKTGGGRRQLVRMAALQSPFASPNTQNQRLKFDRDLESVSTGLRRLKRLSKAFDDIIGRDDRTSKQGRSGGAMMRKLDPNGKLSRSNLTRRATNLSDRFGGWAHTAVNTIRKPN
- the LOC113169078 gene encoding uncharacterized protein LOC113169078 isoform X2, encoding MDGLGRAVVGVWRAHTVLDESDGAESSPEAPDRFRKLRSSSSLNSLRMSMRKRLPLRSVQANSLPENPTCETLKEQPKTSTIRKLTRSAQNSISGVCQRLQKSREVAREECLVATPGRTYDEEEPGTSTSRTPRRTPGRTPRRTPRVAATPGRTPGSRGRKTPENGVRGVKTGGGRRQLVRMAALQSPFASPNTQNQRLKFDRDLESVSTGLRRLKRLSKAFDDIIGRDDRKFSYSQIME